In the Scomber japonicus isolate fScoJap1 chromosome 18, fScoJap1.pri, whole genome shotgun sequence genome, one interval contains:
- the LOC128378945 gene encoding alpha-2,8-sialyltransferase 8F-like produces the protein MIDKIKQRYNHTWIKQEENCLKLRSKLRRKCNGFDTAIVTQENTPIGSRLVYDADWKKNLRVTPKIFHVFTKENPFVGKKLRTCALVGNGGILTDSKCGKSIDSAEFVLRCNLPPLKSDYQEHVGIKTDIVTANPSILLRKYESLMNRRRPFVESLQSYGNALLVFPAFSYSFNTEVSLRAAYTIEDSDSPAQPVFFNPGYLRNLSIFWRSEGLKPRRLSTGFIMTSLALEICDHVELYGFWPFSNHPYELYPLSNHYYDDMKVSPMHAMPAEFNVLLKLHSEGVLKLHLGNC, from the exons ATGATCGATAAAATAAAGCAGCGTTACAATCACACCTGGATAAAGCAAGAGGAAAATTGCCTAaaactgag ATCTAAGCTGAGAAGGAAGTGCAATGGCTTCGACACGGCCATCGTCACCCAGGAAAACACTCCGATTGGATCAAGGCTTGTGTACGACGCCGACTGGAAGAAGAACCTTAGGGTTACCCCGAAGATATTCCACGTCTTTACAAAG GAGAATCCTTTTGTGGGTAAAAAATTGAGAACATGCGCTCTAGTTGGGAACGGCGGTATCTTGACTGACAGCAAGTGTGGAAAGAGCATCGATTCAGCTGAGTTTGTTCTGAG GTGCAATCTACCGCCTTTGAAAAGTGACTATCAAGAACACGTGGGCATCAAGACTGATATTGTGACAGCAAACCCAAGCATTCTCCTAAGGAA ATATGAGTCTCTAATGAATCGTCGCCGTCCATTTGTGGAGAGTCTGCAAAGCTACGGAAACGCTTTGCTTGTCTTTCCTGCCTTTTCCTATAGCTTTAATACAGAGGTGTCCCTGCGTGCCGCCTACACTATTGAGGACTCTGATAGCCCTGCTCAACCCGTCTTCTTCAACCCTGGGTACCTTCGCAATCTGTCCATATTCTGGAGAAGCGAGGGCTTAAAACCAAGACGTCTCAGCACTGGCTTTATCATGACAAGCTTAGCACTGGAAATATGTGACCATGTGGAACTGTATGGGTTCTGGCCCTTCAGTAATCACCCATATGAACTGTATCCCCTGTCTAATCACTACTACGATGACATGAAGGTTTCGCCAATGCACGCCATGCCTGCTGAGTTTAACGTCTTGTTGAAGCTGCACAGTGAGGGTGTGCTCAAGCTTCATCTGGGAAATTGCTGA